From one Ooceraea biroi isolate clonal line C1 chromosome 7, Obir_v5.4, whole genome shotgun sequence genomic stretch:
- the LOC105274882 gene encoding uncharacterized protein LOC105274882 has product MFRNLKLMFDKIRCTKPFHLCRRYVMREPSQPLKRCPKWVCVEDAVKIINSEHLVFIQGGAATPMELVRAMTEHGVCNNLRGVRLLHMCLEGDAPFANPEFEKHFRSVNLYVGANLREAVNEGRADYIPLFLHEAPRLFYEKKITPDIALIHVSMPDVRGFCSLGVTVGCTRAAICAAKVLIAQVNEHMPRSFGDTVIHSSHFDWAVRYDCPLPSVACTPPNDLEQEIGKIIAQRLIEDGATLQLGIGNIPDAVLCALVNHKDLGIHSDVLCDAMVDLVERGNITNRCKIKHRGRMIGSMAIGTKRLYDFLHNNPFVELLAMDYVNNPGAVSTQPKMTAINSCIEIDLTGQVCSDSLGCKIYSGFGGQLDFLQGAAQSQDGRGKAIIAFPSVTSKGESKIQPMLKLGAGVVVTRAHAHYIVTEHGVAQLFGKTLRQRANALIQIAHPDHRECLEKAAFERLKSTPTKYL; this is encoded by the exons ATGTTTCGAAACTTGAAATTAATGTTCGACAAAATTCGATGCACGAAACCTTTCCATTTATGCAGACGATATGTGATGAGGGAACCCTCTCAACCGTTAAAACGATGCCCGAAATGGGTTTGTGTGGAAGATGCGGTGAAGATTATAAATTCAG AGCATCTAGTCTTCATACAAGGCGGTGCGGCCACGCCGATGGAACTCGTACGCGCCATGACCGAGCACGGGGTGTGCAATAATCTGCGCGGCGTCAGGTTGTTGCACATGTGCCTCGAGGGAGACGCGCCGTTTGCCAATCCGGAATTTGAGA AGCACTTTAGATCCGTCAACTTGTACGTGGGCGCGAATCTCAGGGAGGCGGTGAACGAAGGGCGGGCAGACTACATCCCATTGTTCCTGCATGAAGCGCCGAGGTTGTTCTACGAAAAGAAGATCACGCCGGACATTGCGCTGATCCACGTGAGCATGCCGGACGTGCGTGGATTCTGTTCGCTTGGCGTGACCGTGGGCTGCACCCGCGCTGCGATTTGTGCCGCCAAAGTCCTTATCG CGCAAGTGAACGAGCACATGCCAAGATCGTTTGGCGACACGGTGATCCACTCGAGCCACTTCGACTGGGCGGTGAGGTACGATTGTCCCTTGCCGAGCGTAGCTTGCACGCCGCCTAACGACCTTGAGCAGGAGATCGGGAAGATCATCGCGCAGCGGCTGATCGAGGATGGCGCGACGTTGCAACTCGGCATCGGTAACATTCCGGACGCAGTGCTCTGCGCCTTGGTCAATCACAAGGACCTTGGTATCCACTCGGACGTCCTCTGCGACGCAATGGTCGACCTCGTCGAGCGCGGCAACATCACGAACAGGTGTAAGATCAAGCACAGGGGACGCATGATCGGTTCCATGGCTATCGGCACGAAACGATTGTACGATTTCTTGCACAACAATCCATTTGTTG AGCTGCTAGCCATGGATTACGTGAACAATCCGGGAGCGGTCTCGACGCAGCCGAAGATGACGGCGATCAACTCGTGCATCGAAATAGACCTTACCGGCCAGGTGTGCTCGGACAGCTTGGgctgtaaaatatattccgGTTTTGGCGGCCAGTTGGACTTCCTTCAGGGCGCGGCACAGAGCCAGGATGGTCGTGGGAAAGCTATCATTGCGTTTCCCTCGGTCACCAGCAAAGGAGAGAGTAAAATACAGCCGATGCTTAAACTCG GAGCCGGCGTGGTTGTTACGAGAGCTCACGCGCATTACATAGTCACAGAGCACGGTGTAGCTCAACTTTTTGGTAAAACTTTAAGGCAAAGGGCGAACGCGCTAATTCAAATTGCGCATCCCGATCACAGGGAATGCCTCGAAAAGGCCGCGTTCGAGCGCCTGAAATCTACCCCAACGAAATATTTGTAA
- the LOC105274898 gene encoding TGF-beta-activated kinase 1 and MAP3K7-binding protein 1 isoform X3, with the protein MKILCCPHDTDAVTLSQAFTAVERGYQESVGDLLAERASLQFDIPDGLNSYETYQKFPDLVDKLNALNCELSAGTSAVVALVYRGRLYVANVGDSRALLCKTDSNQVLRVVQLSVDHDLRNEDELLRLSHLGLDVESIRQEHVEGSHLGNQENTRCLGNYLVKGGYREFEELAASAAEPIIGEPEIHGSIELDESCRFLLLMSRGLYKSLEEATGTDQVNKELALIAVEQFRVQSTLTGVAQAVVDKVVRIHHDVNMSNTQSTMTTGKRDDITLLVRNFNFPLPHALKSPTSQSVRFNPVVQTAPISIPDNEDFSSTGTGATDENFDTSTTETSTTSDIYPPGARMTDPNARIKPYVDFSEYYENVEKRKQEGTLPEGINF; encoded by the exons ATGAAGATTTTATGCTGTCCACATGATACTGACGCTGTCACTCTTAGCCAAGCATTTACGGCAGTGGAAAGAGGATATCAGGAATCAGTTGGCGATCTGTTAGCGGAACGTGCCAGTCTGCAGTTTGACATACCCGATGGACTTAACTCCTACGAAACTTATCAAAAGTTTCCAGATTTG GTTGACAAGctaaatgcattaaattgcgAATTGTCAGCTGGAACCAGCGCTGTGGTCGCCCTAGTCTACAGAGGGAGGCTGTACGTCGCGAATGTCGGAGACAGCAGAGCACTGTTATGCAAGACGGACAGCAATCAAGTACTGAGAGTCGTGCAACTGAGCGTGGATCATGATTTGAGAAACGAGGACGAGCTCCTGCGATTGTCTCATCTCGGTCTGGACGTTGAATCAATCAGGCAAG AACATGTTGAAGGTTCTCATCTCGGGAATCAAGAAAATACACGTTGCCTCGGTAACTATCTCGTTAAGGGTGGATACAGAGAATTCGAGGAGCTGGCAGCTTCCGCAGCAGAGCCGATCATCGGTGAGCCAGAGATCCACGGCAGCATCGAGCTGGACGAGTCTTGTAGATTCTTACTGCTTATGTCGCGCGGCCTCTACAAGTCGTTGGAGGAAGCGACCGGTACCGATCAGGTCAATAAGGAATTGGCCCTGATAGCGGTTGAGCAG TTCCGAGTCCAGTCCACCTTGACCGGCGTTGCCCAGGCAGTAGTCGACAAGGTCGTAAGAATCCACCATGACGTGAACATGAGCAACACGCAGAGCACCATGACCACTGGCAAACGTGATGACATAACGCTTCTGGTGCGGAACTTCAATTTTCCGCTACCGCACGCCCTGAAGAGTCCGACTAGCCAGTCCGTCAGGTTCAATCCCGTGGTACAGACCGCGCCCATCAGTATACCGGACAACGAGGACTTCTCGAGCACCGGCACCGGCGCTACCGATGAGAACTTCGATACATCGACTACCGAGACCTCGACTACCTCCGATATTTATCCGCCTGGCGCCAGAATGACGGACCCAAATGCCAGGATCAAGCCTTACGTAGACTTCTCAGAGTATTACGAAAACGTCGAGAAAAGAAAGCAAGAGGGAACCTTGCCAGAAGGTATAAACTTTTGA
- the LOC105274898 gene encoding TGF-beta-activated kinase 1 and MAP3K7-binding protein 1 isoform X2, translating into MPAGAERPASMPFQDSQYNWTDDLPVCKQSGVGFSTNQIYREDGYRQEEHPFEDRSFHCRYDDSTFLYAVFDGHEGTKAANFAMQRMAAEILLGQLNGKSTDEEIKEVLRQAFTAVERGYQESVGDLLAERASLQFDIPDGLNSYETYQKFPDLVDKLNALNCELSAGTSAVVALVYRGRLYVANVGDSRALLCKTDSNQVLRVVQLSVDHDLRNEDELLRLSHLGLDVESIRQGSHLGNQENTRCLGNYLVKGGYREFEELAASAAEPIIGEPEIHGSIELDESCRFLLLMSRGLYKSLEEATGTDQVNKELALIAVEQFRVQSTLTGVAQAVVDKVVRIHHDVNMSNTQSTMTTGKRDDITLLVRNFNFPLPHALKSPTSQSVRFNPVVQTAPISIPDNEDFSSTGTGATDENFDTSTTETSTTSDIYPPGARMTDPNARIKPYVDFSEYYENVEKRKQEGTLPEGINF; encoded by the exons ATGCCTGCGGGAGCGGAACGTCCAGCTTCAATGCCTTTTCAGGACAGTCAATATAATTGGACGGACGATTTACCAGTTTGCAAACAATCCG gagTGGGGTTTTCCACTAATCAAATTTATCGAGAGGATGGATATCGACAAGAGGAACATCCCTTCGAAGATCGTAGCTTTCATTGTAGATATGACGACTCCACGTTTCTCTATGCCGTGTTTGACGGTCACGAGGGTACAAAAGCTGCCAATTTCGCTATGCAACGAATGGCTGCTGAGATCTTACTTGGACAGTTGAACGGCAAATCAACCGATGAAGAAATAAAGGAGGTTCTTCG CCAAGCATTTACGGCAGTGGAAAGAGGATATCAGGAATCAGTTGGCGATCTGTTAGCGGAACGTGCCAGTCTGCAGTTTGACATACCCGATGGACTTAACTCCTACGAAACTTATCAAAAGTTTCCAGATTTG GTTGACAAGctaaatgcattaaattgcgAATTGTCAGCTGGAACCAGCGCTGTGGTCGCCCTAGTCTACAGAGGGAGGCTGTACGTCGCGAATGTCGGAGACAGCAGAGCACTGTTATGCAAGACGGACAGCAATCAAGTACTGAGAGTCGTGCAACTGAGCGTGGATCATGATTTGAGAAACGAGGACGAGCTCCTGCGATTGTCTCATCTCGGTCTGGACGTTGAATCAATCAGGCAAG GTTCTCATCTCGGGAATCAAGAAAATACACGTTGCCTCGGTAACTATCTCGTTAAGGGTGGATACAGAGAATTCGAGGAGCTGGCAGCTTCCGCAGCAGAGCCGATCATCGGTGAGCCAGAGATCCACGGCAGCATCGAGCTGGACGAGTCTTGTAGATTCTTACTGCTTATGTCGCGCGGCCTCTACAAGTCGTTGGAGGAAGCGACCGGTACCGATCAGGTCAATAAGGAATTGGCCCTGATAGCGGTTGAGCAG TTCCGAGTCCAGTCCACCTTGACCGGCGTTGCCCAGGCAGTAGTCGACAAGGTCGTAAGAATCCACCATGACGTGAACATGAGCAACACGCAGAGCACCATGACCACTGGCAAACGTGATGACATAACGCTTCTGGTGCGGAACTTCAATTTTCCGCTACCGCACGCCCTGAAGAGTCCGACTAGCCAGTCCGTCAGGTTCAATCCCGTGGTACAGACCGCGCCCATCAGTATACCGGACAACGAGGACTTCTCGAGCACCGGCACCGGCGCTACCGATGAGAACTTCGATACATCGACTACCGAGACCTCGACTACCTCCGATATTTATCCGCCTGGCGCCAGAATGACGGACCCAAATGCCAGGATCAAGCCTTACGTAGACTTCTCAGAGTATTACGAAAACGTCGAGAAAAGAAAGCAAGAGGGAACCTTGCCAGAAGGTATAAACTTTTGA
- the LOC105274898 gene encoding TGF-beta-activated kinase 1 and MAP3K7-binding protein 1 isoform X1, producing MPAGAERPASMPFQDSQYNWTDDLPVCKQSGVGFSTNQIYREDGYRQEEHPFEDRSFHCRYDDSTFLYAVFDGHEGTKAANFAMQRMAAEILLGQLNGKSTDEEIKEVLRQAFTAVERGYQESVGDLLAERASLQFDIPDGLNSYETYQKFPDLVDKLNALNCELSAGTSAVVALVYRGRLYVANVGDSRALLCKTDSNQVLRVVQLSVDHDLRNEDELLRLSHLGLDVESIRQEHVEGSHLGNQENTRCLGNYLVKGGYREFEELAASAAEPIIGEPEIHGSIELDESCRFLLLMSRGLYKSLEEATGTDQVNKELALIAVEQFRVQSTLTGVAQAVVDKVVRIHHDVNMSNTQSTMTTGKRDDITLLVRNFNFPLPHALKSPTSQSVRFNPVVQTAPISIPDNEDFSSTGTGATDENFDTSTTETSTTSDIYPPGARMTDPNARIKPYVDFSEYYENVEKRKQEGTLPEGINF from the exons ATGCCTGCGGGAGCGGAACGTCCAGCTTCAATGCCTTTTCAGGACAGTCAATATAATTGGACGGACGATTTACCAGTTTGCAAACAATCCG gagTGGGGTTTTCCACTAATCAAATTTATCGAGAGGATGGATATCGACAAGAGGAACATCCCTTCGAAGATCGTAGCTTTCATTGTAGATATGACGACTCCACGTTTCTCTATGCCGTGTTTGACGGTCACGAGGGTACAAAAGCTGCCAATTTCGCTATGCAACGAATGGCTGCTGAGATCTTACTTGGACAGTTGAACGGCAAATCAACCGATGAAGAAATAAAGGAGGTTCTTCG CCAAGCATTTACGGCAGTGGAAAGAGGATATCAGGAATCAGTTGGCGATCTGTTAGCGGAACGTGCCAGTCTGCAGTTTGACATACCCGATGGACTTAACTCCTACGAAACTTATCAAAAGTTTCCAGATTTG GTTGACAAGctaaatgcattaaattgcgAATTGTCAGCTGGAACCAGCGCTGTGGTCGCCCTAGTCTACAGAGGGAGGCTGTACGTCGCGAATGTCGGAGACAGCAGAGCACTGTTATGCAAGACGGACAGCAATCAAGTACTGAGAGTCGTGCAACTGAGCGTGGATCATGATTTGAGAAACGAGGACGAGCTCCTGCGATTGTCTCATCTCGGTCTGGACGTTGAATCAATCAGGCAAG AACATGTTGAAGGTTCTCATCTCGGGAATCAAGAAAATACACGTTGCCTCGGTAACTATCTCGTTAAGGGTGGATACAGAGAATTCGAGGAGCTGGCAGCTTCCGCAGCAGAGCCGATCATCGGTGAGCCAGAGATCCACGGCAGCATCGAGCTGGACGAGTCTTGTAGATTCTTACTGCTTATGTCGCGCGGCCTCTACAAGTCGTTGGAGGAAGCGACCGGTACCGATCAGGTCAATAAGGAATTGGCCCTGATAGCGGTTGAGCAG TTCCGAGTCCAGTCCACCTTGACCGGCGTTGCCCAGGCAGTAGTCGACAAGGTCGTAAGAATCCACCATGACGTGAACATGAGCAACACGCAGAGCACCATGACCACTGGCAAACGTGATGACATAACGCTTCTGGTGCGGAACTTCAATTTTCCGCTACCGCACGCCCTGAAGAGTCCGACTAGCCAGTCCGTCAGGTTCAATCCCGTGGTACAGACCGCGCCCATCAGTATACCGGACAACGAGGACTTCTCGAGCACCGGCACCGGCGCTACCGATGAGAACTTCGATACATCGACTACCGAGACCTCGACTACCTCCGATATTTATCCGCCTGGCGCCAGAATGACGGACCCAAATGCCAGGATCAAGCCTTACGTAGACTTCTCAGAGTATTACGAAAACGTCGAGAAAAGAAAGCAAGAGGGAACCTTGCCAGAAGGTATAAACTTTTGA
- the LOC105274914 gene encoding ATP-dependent RNA helicase abstrakt, giving the protein MDQDSQDNNKPTIKRYRREEEEDSPLDTDDDYVPYVSVKHRKKQILTKLGKLGQLKEESTNGVGKSSSENERDDADNDDGQVWGRKSNISLLDQHTELKKLAEAKKESAMEKQLKEEEKILESVAENKALMGVAELAKGIQYKDPIKTNWQPPRVILNLGEARHEKVRRKLRILVEGDEVPPPLNTFKEMKFHKGILYGLEQKGIVKPTPIQVQGIPTVLSGRDMIGIASTGSGKTLVFVLPIIEFCLEQEIDMPFIKKEGPYGLIICPSRELAKQTYDIIRHYTNSLRQVDCPEIRCCLAIGGVPVSESLAVINKGVHIMVATPGRLMDMLHKKMVTLSVCRYLCMDEADRMIDMGFEEDVRTIFSFFRGQRQTLLFSATMPKRIQNFARSALVKPVTINVGRAGAASMNVIQEVEYVKQEAKIVYLLDCLQKTPPPVLIFAEKKRDVDAIHEYLLIKGVEAVAIHGGIDQEERSRSVEAFRAGRKDVLVATDVASKGLDFADVQHVINYDMPDDVENYVHRIGRTGRSGRTGIATTFINKANDESVLLDLKHLLMEAKQKVPPFLLELCSENEKYLNLGDERGCSYCGGLGHRITDCPKLEAVQNKQASNIGRRDYLASNAADY; this is encoded by the exons ATGGATCAAGACAGTCAGGATAACAACAAACCTACGATTAAG CGTTacaggagagaggaagaggaagacagTCCTTTAGACACGGACGATGATTATGTGCCGTACGTATCCGTTAAGCATCGTAAGAAGCAGATACTCACGAAATTAGGTAAACTTGGACAACTGAAAGAAGAAAGTACCAACGGCGTCGGAAAGAGCAGTAGTGAGAACGAAAGAGATGATGCTGACAATGACGATGGACAGGTCTGGGGAAGAAAGTCCAACATCTCTCTCTTGGATCAACACACAGAGCTGAAAAAGTTGGCTGAAG CCAAGAAGGAGAGCGCTATGGAGAAGCAgttgaaagaagaagagaagatcTTGGAGAGCGTTGCTGAGAATAAAGCTCTAATGGGCGTGGCTGAACTAGCCAAAGGCATTCAATACAAAGATCCTATTAAGACCAACTGGCAACCACCGAGAGTGATTCTCAATCTTGGAGAGGCGCGTCACGAGAAAGTGCGAAGGAAGCTTAGAATACTCGTAGAAGGTGACGAGGTGCCACCGCCTCTGAATACGTTCAAAGAAATGAAGTTCCACAAAGGGATTTTGTACGGATTGGAGCAAAAGGGCATCGTCAAGCCAACGCCGATTCAAGTGCAAGGAATACCTACGGT ATTGTCTGGTCGTGATATGATCGGCATAGCTTCTACTGGCAGCGGTAAAACTTTAGTATTCGTTTTACCCATCATCGAGTTTTGTTTGGAACAAGAAATTGACATGCCGTTCATTAAAAAGGAGGGGCCATATg GATTGATAATATGCCCTTCGAGAGAATTGGCTAAACAAACCTACGACATAATTCGACACTATACCAATAGCTTGAGACAAGTGGACTGTCCAGAAATACGTTGTTGCTTGGCGATTGGAGGCGTACCAGTTTCAGAGTCGTTAGCAGTGATTAACAA AGGTGTACACATAATGGTAGCAACACCGGGTCGCCTGATGGACATGCTACACAAGAAAATGGTCACCTTAAGCGTATGCCGTTATCTCTGTATGGACGAGGCGGATCGCATGATAGACATGGGATTTGAGGAGGACGTGCgaacaatattttcatttttcaga GGTCAGAGGCAAACGCTGTTGTTTTCAGCTACTATGCCGAAAAGGATACAGAATTTTGCGCGTTCAGCGTTGGTGAAACCAGTAACAATAAATGTTGGCCGTGCTGGTGCCGCCTCGATGAACGTGATACAGGAAGTAGAATATGTTAAGCAGGAAGCTAAAATCGTTTATCTCCTGGACTGCCTGCAAAAGACGCCACCACCGGTTTTGATATTCGCGGAGAAGAAACGCGATGTGGATGCCATTCACGAATATCTGCTGATAAAAGGCGTGGAAGCGGTCGCGATACATGGAGGAATAG ATCAGGAGGAAAGATCACGTTCAGTGGAAGCGTTTCGTGCGGGTCGAAAGGACGTGCTTGTTGCAACGGATGTTGCATCAAAAGGTCTCGATTTTGCCGATGTGCAACACGTTATTAATTACGATATGCCCGATGATGTGGAAAATTATG TTCACAGAATAGGACGAACTGGGCGTTCCGGGCGTACTGGAATAGCGACAACCTTCATCAACAAGGCAAATGATGAATCAGTACTGCTCGATCTTAAGCATCTGCTGATGGAGGCGAAGCAAAAGGTACCACCATTCCTGCTGGAACTTTGTTCggagaatgaaaaatatctcaaTCTGGGAG ATGAACGTGGTTGCAGTTACTGTGGTGGTCTTGGTCACAGAATTACTGACTGTCCGAAACTAGAAGCTGTACAGAACAAACAAGCATCCAATATTGGACGTCGTGATTATTTGGCTAGCAATGCTGCCGATTATTAA